The Streptomyces sp. NBC_00459 DNA segment CACACAGGGGGTCGCTGAGCGTGTCGTATTGGGCCGATCGGGTGACCATGAGTAAGAATTGGCTGATGCAGACAGTCAGTGCGAGCCAGGGCGGAGTGTGCCGATGAGAAGCCACGACGCCACCGACGAACAGTGGGAGGGGCTCGCCCAGGTCGTACCGCTGAGAGGCCGGGACGCCTGGCCGTCCGCGGTGGGACACCGGTCGATACCCGAGGCGGAGACCGAGGCCAGACGCCGTTTCGTCGTCCTGCGCGTCAACGTCTTCGCGGACGCGCGCGAGGTCGCCGAGACGCTGATGGCGGGCATACCGGTACTCCTCGATCTGACGGGCGCCGAGCCGGACACCGCCAAGCGGGTCCTCGATTTCAGCACGGG contains these protein-coding regions:
- a CDS encoding cell division protein SepF, with the translated sequence MRSHDATDEQWEGLAQVVPLRGRDAWPSAVGHRSIPEAETEARRRFVVLRVNVFADAREVAETLMAGIPVLLDLTGAEPDTAKRVLDFSTGVVFGLASGMHRVDRNVFLLTPPGTEVGGLMGGAGVPGH